In Actinoplanes derwentensis, the following proteins share a genomic window:
- a CDS encoding glycoside hydrolase family 16 protein has translation MRRIRMLLGMAVVATTLAGALTVASRGDTADAAVGPVTWSDEFNGAAGATVDGSKWNFDVGGGGFGNNELQYYTNSTNNVRQDGQGRLAITARKENPGNFQCWYGTCQYTSGRILTSGKFTQKYGRFEASIKVPKGQGIWPAFWMLGDNLGSVGWPQSGEIDIMENVGKEPNNLYGTVHGPGYSGGAGVSGKKTLGAPLGDAFHSYAVEWSPNLIVWQLDGVEFFRVTPAQANGQWVFDHPFFIILNVAVGGNWPGSPDASTSFPQTMLVDWVRVSAWNDSTPAPTGNALKSNLNGRCIDIPAGNTADGTRLQMYDCNGLAPQKWTFNSDGTLRAMGKCMDPAGGALANGTPIQLVTCNGNPVQRFTLSGAGDLVNISANRCVDIVENNSANGARLQLWDCAGTPNQKWAVA, from the coding sequence ATGCGCAGAATACGCATGCTGCTAGGTATGGCCGTGGTCGCGACCACGCTCGCCGGCGCCCTGACCGTCGCCTCCCGTGGCGACACCGCGGACGCCGCGGTCGGGCCGGTCACCTGGTCCGACGAGTTCAACGGTGCGGCCGGCGCCACGGTCGACGGATCGAAGTGGAACTTCGACGTCGGCGGTGGTGGCTTCGGCAACAACGAGCTGCAGTACTACACGAACTCGACGAACAACGTTCGCCAGGACGGGCAGGGCCGCCTGGCGATCACCGCCCGCAAGGAGAACCCGGGCAACTTCCAGTGCTGGTACGGCACGTGCCAGTACACCTCGGGCCGCATCCTGACCTCCGGCAAGTTCACCCAGAAGTACGGCCGGTTCGAGGCCAGCATCAAGGTCCCGAAGGGTCAGGGCATCTGGCCGGCGTTCTGGATGCTCGGCGACAACCTGGGCAGTGTCGGCTGGCCGCAGTCCGGCGAGATCGACATCATGGAGAACGTCGGCAAGGAACCCAACAACCTGTACGGCACGGTCCACGGCCCCGGTTACAGCGGTGGTGCGGGGGTCAGCGGCAAGAAGACTCTCGGCGCGCCTCTCGGGGACGCTTTCCACTCGTACGCGGTGGAATGGTCGCCGAATCTGATCGTCTGGCAGTTGGACGGCGTCGAGTTCTTCCGGGTCACGCCGGCCCAGGCCAACGGCCAGTGGGTCTTCGACCACCCGTTCTTCATCATCCTGAACGTGGCAGTCGGCGGCAACTGGCCGGGCAGCCCGGACGCCTCCACCTCGTTCCCGCAGACCATGCTGGTCGACTGGGTCCGCGTCTCGGCCTGGAACGACAGCACCCCCGCACCGACCGGCAACGCGCTGAAGAGCAACCTCAACGGCCGCTGCATCGACATCCCCGCCGGCAACACCGCCGACGGGACCCGGCTCCAGATGTACGACTGCAACGGTCTCGCCCCGCAGAAGTGGACCTTCAACAGCGACGGCACCCTGCGCGCCATGGGCAAGTGCATGGACCCGGCCGGTGGTGCTCTCGCCAACGGCACCCCGATCCAGCTGGTCACCTGCAACGGCAACCCGGTGCAACGGTTCACCCTCTCCGGAGCCGGTGACCTGGTGAACATCTCCGCCAACCGGTGCGTGGACATCGTCGAGAACAACAGCGCCAACGGCGCCCGGCTGCAGCTCTGGGACTGCGCCGGCACGCCCAACCAGAAGTGGGCCGTGGCCTGA